The Macadamia integrifolia cultivar HAES 741 chromosome 4, SCU_Mint_v3, whole genome shotgun sequence genome contains the following window.
ctgttttttttttgttcatatagTCATGgtgtctcttttatttatttgtaggTGTATCATGAGACTGTGGAACCTATTGTTCCAATAATTTTTCAGAGGACTAAAGCAACTTGCTTTGCTTATGGGCAAACAGGTGAGTAGTTGATTCTCTAaaatttgatacatatcaaattctttgacatgcTTGCTATGGAACAACCGATGGGAAAAGTATTGCTTTACATATTAAATGAGGAAGTGCTTTTCCACATTGTTTCTTGTGTCTTGGGTAGCATTGACATGTTGTATTCTAGTTTTCATTGACCACTATCTGATAAGCATTGCATTTTTCTATTTGAAGAATTTGTAGGGTGCACACTTGCAGATTGGGTTCTTCTGGTTCTGATTTGCATGAATACGTTATTTCCAAGTTCTCTTGATCTTGCTGTTTGGTTTTTGACACATTTGCAACCTTGCCTTTGGTGTCAAAAAGATTGGCATTGATTTGCATGCTCTTCCTCCATTCATTTGTTTGGTGGCTTTGTTTGGCAGCACTTAAACTGTCAGAGCTTTCCATTTTATTTCATCACTTGGCCACAAATTTATTCCtgtatatttttgttaacttgaaTAGGAACTTCCTATGTGTGTTAGCTTCTACATTTACCTGTTGGGAGCTGACTGTTACATTCTTGCGGTTGGATGCTTAGTTTTGCTCACTGCAGCTGGTGACCTTGTACCAATTTATGATTATAGTTAGGAGATGTTGTGCGTATGGTTGAACAAAGGGTTGAAGGGTTGCTAAGTACCTTGAGTTATTTTAAGTTAGcacataatcttttttttttttaggacatAGTCACCGATACGATCAGTTTATCTGATCCAAGCTAATAATATTGAAAGATCCACACAATTTATTGTTTTGGTATTGTCGCCGACGGATTTATTGCTTTAAAGAGCAGCATAACTCTGTTATGGCTTCATTTTTGTACCTAATAGTTGGACTTGAAGTGAAAATATATATGTTGCTTTTCTTTGGATCTTTGAGCGCTCGTCTGTTATTactttttatattaaataaacTGTGTTTCACATTGAATGACCAATGACTCACAATACAACTGATCTATTTGGAGGTTATTGAAGTGAATGTGGAAAATCTGCATTCTTCTGATATGTTGTTTTTATCTGGTATTCATCTGATTTTTGTTTTACCACTCCATTGTTGTCCTAATGGTTGTTGGGACATCCTGCCACTTGGGTTCGATATCTATTGCTGATTTTTTTGTGTGTCATGATGCTTTACCTTTTTCAAATTCTTATCATAAATAACTTTAAGTTTCTGTTTGATTTTCATTCAGGAAGCGGGAAAACTTACACAATGCAACCACTGCCCCTTAAAGCATCTCAGGACATTCTAAGATTAATGCACCATACTTACCATAATCAAGGTTTCCAGCTGTTCGTGAGCTTCTTTGAAATATATGGTGGGAAGCTTTATGATCTTCTTAATGACCGGAGGTTTGTTTTAGGCTTATAGCTTGGTATTATTAGGTAGGAAACTCTCATTATATTACAAATTTCAGTCCCTTTCTCATAGAAATCTGTTTCTGCAGAAAGCTTTGCATGAGGGAGGATGGTAAGCAGCAAGTGTGCATTGTTGGTTTGCAAGAGTACAAGGTATCAAATGTGGAGACAATCAGAGAGTTCATTGAGAAAGGAAATGCTACGAGAAGTATAGGGACGACTGGTGCTAATGAGGAATCGTCCCGCTCACATGCTATTCTCCAGCTTGTTATCAAGAGATCTGCTGATGGCAGTGAATCAAAGCCTCCCCGTGTTGTTGGCAAGCTCTCATTTATAGATCTTGCTGGAAGTGAACGTGGTGCAGATACTACTGATAATGATAAGCAGACAAGGTATGTTTTTCTATGGTTTCATTTACTTCGGTTACCTCTGGTTGGTACAGTGGCACTAAGGCCTCCCCATTGTTATGGCAGTACATATAATTCATGTCGGCTATTTGATCTACCATGTTTGGGGTCGAACCATTGAGATGGCCATCACCCCGGGcgcgggggggggggttgaagtCTCACCAGCTAGGTGATCTTAATCATCTGCTTTTTGGAATTGTATTTTAATTGTCAATGAGTAATAGGACAATGGAGAATAGATTTGGTTACAACTAGGTGGTTGGAGTTGTCCAACTTTGGTTTGGCTTCTTCCAGTGGTATCTCCCAGTTTGCATCCATCATGTAGTGGGTCACTTCCTCCTGTCTCTAGTCTCTACTATGTGTCTGCTCAGCTGATTGGAGAACTTTGTTTAACATGATGCCATTAGATGTTCATCTGTGCACCTAATAAGCTGGAACTGAAAAATTTGTGGTGCAGAATGGAAGGTGCTGAAATTAATAAAAGCCTGCTTGCATTGAAGGAATGTATTCGTGCACTCGACAATGATCAGGGACACATTCCTTTCAGAGGCAGTAAACTGACTGAAGTTCTTAGAGATTCATTTGTTGGTGATTCTCGCACGGTTATGATATCTTGCATTTCGCCAAGCTCAGGATCATGTGAACACACTCTGAACACATTAAGATACGCTGACAGGTGTGATGGAATTTTGAGTGTCAAATGTTGGACACCgattttctctttttagtttATACTTGCATCTGTGTAATGTATGTTTACTTCCCAGGGTTAAGAGTCTTTCAAAGGGAAACAACTCTAAGAAGGATCCTTTGTCATCAACCATAAACCTAAGGGACTCAACTGCTGTATCCTTGTCTTCAGTTCTACCAACTATACCAAATTTTGAGGGTAACATCTCTGATGTTCCTGAAACAAGCAGATTTGGATGGTCTAGACAGATTGAAAGAGAACCTTCACCTTCTTTTAATCTGGATCGTACATCTAGTAGAAAGGAGGAGAGCCCTTTGCCTACAACTGTATATTCAGATTTCCTCAAGGATAACCGAGATGATAGATATGGAACTGCCGGAGAAGATTTTGATTACTCGGAGGAGTTCTATGAGCAGAAGCCACTGAGGAAGAAGAATGTAAAGCCAGAGACTTACCAACTCTCTGCTGTAGATGACAGGATAAGAAGAACTGATATGCAGGCTAGAAGCAAAAACCTGCCAAACTTTGACAATTCAAATTCAGATGATGATCTGAATGCTCTCTTAAAGGTAATACTTGGGAGTATATGCTCACATTTCAAATATTGTCTTCTCGTCTTTATTATTTTGCTGATGGCTGAATTATGTGGTTTCAGGAAGAGGAAGATCTTGTAACTGCTCACAGAAGACAGGTTGAGGAGACCATAGATATTGTCAGAGAGGTCTGTGATCAACTTGGTTAACTGGTATGAATTCTGTGATTTcataataattaatatatttgCTTCTACTTGTGTAGGAGATGAAGCTGTTGGTTGAAGCAGATCAACCAGGAAATCATTTGGATGATTACATCTCTAGATTGAACACTATTCTGTCCCAAAAGGCTTCAGGGATACTACAATTGCAGAACCGCTTGGCTCATTTCCAGAGGCATCTGAATGAGCATAATGTTTTAGTCTCATCTGGCCTCTGATTTTAATGGGCTAGTTGAATTGATAGTTGAAGAAAAACTTAAGATGTTATATTTGTTTTACACTATCTGCTCATGGAAGAGATATACAAATTTGTAGTCTCATCTATACACTACAAATTTGTGGTATCCGTGGCGGTGATATATTGCTGTCGAAATATGGGATTTCATCAGTGCAGTTGTGATACATTCCTTTTTCACTTGCAGTTGCTAGTTGGTTGATTTATGTGCGGCTTCACAGATTGCAATTTTCCAGCAGTGCAAGGCTTTTGGTACTTATTTATCATTTGTAATCACTCTGTTGTGAGTCATCATACACAACTATTTATCTATGCTCATTggcaatttttttcttattgtaaAGTTTTTACCTTGAATAGATCATTAAATGAAAATGTTAGTGATTTCTTCGTGCAAagtttccttttgtttctttgtgAAAAACTGCTGTTTCCAGTCATTTGTGCTGCATTAAGGAGATTGATGCTTAAAATGTAAAGAGAACCAAACCCATTTGTGGGATGATCTGAATCAATAACACCCGTCTTTGCTATATTGACAGGCCATTGGTTCAAATAACTGGTGACGCTGGCTTTACTTTCAATGTTCTAACTCGTCCAATGTTAGAGCTTGAGGTTGTggttggtatgcattcttaaaATAGATTTTAGGGTTAGAATTATTCCGACAtccaatttttctttattttctggcTTCAAAATGCATTCTAGACTCAGAATCTATTCCGATAaaacatatcaaacacaacctaaaaaTCCCTTAGTCAGTAATACAACTTCATTAAAAACAGAACCCCTATGTTCCCAAGGGAAACTTTAAAGTATAAGCCGTTCATTGTCAATTCGTTGCCCACAATTGAGATTTGTTTGATTCCTTTTGCTCAACCTCTTTGTCAGAATGCTGTCTCCCGAAAGATGATTCCTTTCAATAACtgccaaagagaaaggaagttCAATAGTTTGCTACATGTGTTGGCGTCTACCTTCTTAAAAATCCTGTATTTTGAATTTGATCAATTCTTGTTTTTGTTGAGGCCTGCATTGTTGTGCAGTGGTCGGCTGCTAGCCCTGTAAGGCTAGTTAAgtacacacgcacacacacagcATATGAGGAACCTAACTTGGTCCTAAAAAATTATAATGTAAATTGcataactttttcttttttgatttttttcttgtgaAAAAGGTCACGTTGCCAGGTTTGGCAGCATGGCCCACCACTCCCCATTGAAATAACCCCATGCCCCTCTTGTATATATACCCTGTCCCCCAGCCACATTTTTGCCACTTACTAGCGGGGCATGTGGGCAGCGGGCCTATCAGTTATCTCTCTTCTAAAAACATATTAATGGGGAAGAGTTCTCAGTTCTGTAGCGTGACTCTTACACCAGTGGAACACCAATAAGAGTGCACCTAGAAGCATCAAAATGGTGAACATCTTCACCTTTTATGGAGATGGAGCGATCATATCAGCCCCTCAGTGTCTCGGTGCAATTCCTACACTCCTATACaattatttttctaatattaatataaaaaaaaaatgctctgaTCACGCGGCtccctaaaagaaaaaagaatctataaaagaaaagaaaagaaatggtgagaaaattaaaagagtatgtatgtttggttacgaagagaataaaagaaaaaaaaatcaaaaaaatttgaattttaagagagagataaacatataggaaatcattgtgtatcATTcgttttttgtcttattatgtttttatattttctcatgttttcttgtgttttttacaAGAAAATGTTTGGGGgcgcaaaagaaaatttcacaattcctaaagggaattttgaatttgaaaaggggaatcttctcttgggtgaagatataccaagtgcaaagaaatattcctaaccaaaagaaaaaaagtacaaaaagtgtacttttttcttttattatgaGGCTactttggtagccaagagaagaaaataaaataaaataaaagagaataaaagataagaaatggtgagaaaataaaaatagtatgtatgtttggttaccaagagaataaaagaaaagaaaaagaaaaaaattcaaaaaattttgaattttaagtgagagatagacacataggaaatcattgtgtaatcattccttttttgtcttattatcttttcatattttctcttgttttcttgtgttcagcaaaagaaaatttcacaactcccaagaggaattttgaatttgaaaaggaaaatcttctattgggtgaagacatatcaAGTGGAacgaaaaattcttaacccaagggaaaaatgtacaaaaattgtacttttttctgttcttttctttttttctcctggcTACctaacaagagaaaaaaagaaaagaaaatagaagaaaaagaataaatggtgataaaataaaaagagtatgcatgtttggtaaccaagagaagaaaaaaaaaaaattttaaaaaaattgaattttaggttgtgtttggtagccaagaaaagaaaaatgtacacTTTTTGcacttttttccttgggttaagaatttttctttgcacttggtatgtcttcacccgaGAGAAGATtcctcttttcaaattcaaaatcctcttgggaattgtgaaattttcttttgctccccaaaaaattttcttgccaaaaacacaataaaacatgagaaaatatgaaaatatagtaagacaaaaatgaatgattacacaatgatttcctttgtgtctatctctcttttaaaattcaaaatttgttgaattttattttttattctcttggtaaccaaacatacatactctttttattttatcaccatttcttctcttttcttctgtagattcttttttcttttcttttcttcttttggctaccaaacatagccttaagagATATATAGAcatataggaaatcattgtgtaatcattcattttttgtctaattatgtttttatattttctcatgttttcttgtgttattagcaagaaaatttttgagggagcaaaagaaaatttcacaattcccaagggaaattttgaatttgaaaaggggaatcttctcatgggtgaagacataccaagtgcaaagataAATTCTTAACcaacggaaaaaaaaataaaaaaaattgtactttttttgttttcttttcttctcttggctaccaaacacggcctaagattgtgtttggtagccaagagaagaaaaaaaaaaaaagaggacacAAGTTCTCCATGTCATTATTGACAAACCAGGTTTTAACTAGGAAAACTAGGCTGAGTTTGGTCAAAAGATTAAAAACCTGGTCAAGAGTCATGGAGATTTGTTTTgtatcaaaaaatgaaaaaattgggACCAAACCATACCGAGTCATTCAAGACTTGTTTGTTTTGTTCGAGTCACAACAAAATGGTCGATTCTTGTCAAAAGtttaagagaaaattgcattgccaccccctgaactttggtccttattcaacgctaacccctggacttttcgaaacgtcaaagccaccccctaaaaattcaaaaaatttcaaatcgatccctgccgttagccgaccgtgttaaatgaatgaaaacttgtTAGTTTTTGTACAATAtatccaaaatacccccacctattgtgagaagacaatattgccctctcttttatttgcttcttctaaacccatctcccatctcccatctcccatctcacaTCTCACTCACTCGATcgaactagaagaagaagacggtaCGATAACTTGCAACTCGATCGTGCCCTCCGATGTGCGATTCTCAGGTGGAAAGCTGACCGGCATGCCGATCTCTTCCCTCCACCGTGCAAACCTCTTCCCTCCAGCATGCGAacctctcccccctccggcgtcTGAATCATATATCAGTTTTCTTCTACACTACTAAATCAGTACTTGCACTGACTAGATTCTCAGGTTCAACTTGGTAGATGCCAGGGGCTTCCAGGTGGATTCTTGGactattctctctcttcaattttctACTTAATTTATCTCAACAATAAACCAGTTTAGGAATCTAATACGTCCTGGTCTCAGGAGTCACTTTTGACTTTTATTCAGTACTGGTGGCTAGAATTAGGTCCAGATTGAATTTTGAGAGTTATGTTAATGTCTTAGATGGAATAGGACTCTCCATTAGCCAGTCAATAGCTTAGTTTTTTGTTTTCAGTTATAGACTTAAGTTTTGGATTTGTTTTTTGTCAGGCCATATTGGAGACTGAAACTGTCCAGAGTCAATTCTATAAATAGATTTGAAGACAttcaacccccacccccatgaTTTTATGAATCATATTTCAGTTTTCTTCTACGCATTGTTAAATCAGTACTTTCTCTGAGTGAATTTCTATACACTGCTAAATCAGTACTTCCTCTGAGTTCTCAGGTTCAACTTGGTAGATGCAAGGAGCTTTCAGGTGGATTTTTTGCCTGTTCTCTCTTGATTTTTTCTACTTAATTTATCTCAACAATAGACCAGCTTTTTCTAGCTTCTAAACGACTGTGGCACCCCTGTTCTATCAAGTTTTGCTGCTAGTTTTCTGTCATACTTTCCAGAATACTGCTTAGTGTTATCTCAGATTTGGTATTCAACTTTCTAAACAATTGTTTTTGGAATAACTGATTTTTTAATATTGAGTTTGAACTGTAGGAATACTAATACTGTATCTGCAACCCTGTTTTCCTAGTATCACTACGATTAGCCTGCGCAGGCCATAATAGATCTCTGCCTGctgagatcttctgcaatcAGAGTCTATACAATAAAGAGTTATGAAAGAAgtattacaaagaaaagaaaaaactgcaATTCCAAATTGACTATTCTACTCTCTCAAATACAAAATAGAGAAATTGTGTAGAAGAAAACTGAGATATGATTCAGACGCCAGAGGGGGGAGAGGTTCTCATGCCGGAGGGAAGAGGGTTGCATGGCGGAGGGAAGAGATCGGCACGTCAGTCAACTTTCCACCTGAGAATCGCACGCCAGAGGGTTGCAGGTTACCGtaccgtcttcttcttcttcgtgttcgaccgagtgagtgaggagtgagatgggagatgggtttagaagaagtaaataaaagagagggcaatattgtcctctcacaataggtgggggtattttgggtatattgtaaaaaaactaacaggttttcattcatttaacacggTCGGCTAATGGCAGGGatcgatttggaattttttgaatttttagggggtggctttgacgtttcaaaaagtccagggggtgacgttgaataaggaccaaagttcagggggtggtaTTTTTTAAcgcggtcggctaacggcaaggctcaatttggaattttttgaatttttagggggtggttttgacgtttcgaaaagtccagggggtggcattaaataaggaccaaagttcagggggtggcaatgcaattttctcaaagTTTAAATTGGCATTTTTGAATAgttttgaattaaaatatattataatgatgttaaatgttcaatgacCGAAGTCTTCTGTATTGAATCTAGCGACTATGGACTGTATACacctaaattttaattaaaagcaGAGAAGGATTATTCGTATTCATAAATTATTCAGAttaattcatttcattaattgAACAATTCAGTCAAAAtatcggtcaaaaaagcggaggTAATAAAATTTGAGTTCAGATTCGGATTAgggaattattcgtttacaaaaataaaaagcatacaaaaaattcggatgttatttttaatatttgcaatacttgtttcatattatctatcaattatcatatgtacataataTACATAtgatataaaatttaaaatttttaattttaaagataaaCATATTATAttcagccattttttttttttttcaaaattcatttcctattactcaaataattgaattagagaaagagagactgagaggggCGACTGAACACAGATTTAGTTAGACCCACATCACCaaccatgcatgttcaccttaaagactagagagagtAATGACtataagactttttttttttttgttaaaaacgactgtaagacttagtcaaaccaaaatggggtgagagatttttatttttatttttttgcgtGCAAGTGTAAGAGATTACTTCAGGAAAGATAATTTTTGTCGGTTTCtcttaaaagaagaataaaagtaacattaggataataaatgcataataatcacactattttctaaatgtttattgacttattcaagataaagggtttttttttttttaatgggataAAATTCGGATAAATTTGGTTCAGCAGAATTATttgtgaatttaaaaaaaaatctatagaattcaagaatttttcatttgattCGGATTCGAACtgaattattcgtaaaattcgataaaattaTGTTCTGCAGAATTATTGGTGAATAATTCGGAGAATTTAATAATTAGGTTCATGACCATGAGATCTTCAAGTTGGATCTTATCACTTTCATCAAGGAGACAATGAATGATGaacttcataaaaaaatttgaaaaacaaacatTTTTATTCTAtattgtctcatttaatttatttattaattttttatttgaattgcTTGAGAAAAACTATTATGAAAATAAGAGGGAAAAATTTGACATGACTTACTTATTTTTTATTACTCGCTCTAACACACAAGAATTTAAAGAGGACGAATGGAGTCACAAAACCTGATTTGTCAACAATGCTATCATCCGGACTCGGAAGAGAAAAGGCAAAAAGATAATGGAATGAAAAAACGTAAAGAGTAATTACACTCTACGTACGACGAGGTGATTGGGCTCGTTTGTTTTATGTTGCCAGTCTTGTGTCTGCTTTTTGCGAAGGCGGTCTTTTCTGAATTCAAACGGTCGGGAGTATTCGAGAGACCACCTATGCATATCCAGACTCCAAAGGGAGCCAGAGTCACCGTA
Protein-coding sequences here:
- the LOC122077298 gene encoding kinesin-like protein KIN-13B isoform X2, translating into MNAVGRQMPRSGSSTVHHQRQYSDNFLETSSNGRWLQSAGLQHLQSSNSNATAPGVQDFGYYGGGGGGGGLQGSRTYRTVQRSVSGGNEIFSEPSTPPLDSRSSSLRKNGDDQMSTGELSPGILDLHSFDTELLPDMAVPAPYENNLLKSISIDKEKASSVAKIKVVVRKRPLNKKEMAKKEEDIITIEPSSNFLTVHEMKLKVDLTEYVEKHEFVFDAVLNEEVSNDEVYHETVEPIVPIIFQRTKATCFAYGQTGSGKTYTMQPLPLKASQDILRLMHHTYHNQGFQLFVSFFEIYGGKLYDLLNDRRKLCMREDGKQQVCIVGLQEYKVSNVETIREFIEKGNATRSIGTTGANEESSRSHAILQLVIKRSADGSESKPPRVVGKLSFIDLAGSERGADTTDNDKQTRMEGAEINKSLLALKECIRALDNDQGHIPFRGSKLTEVLRDSFVGDSRTVMISCISPSSGSCEHTLNTLRYADRVKSLSKGNNSKKDPLSSTINLRDSTAVSLSSVLPTIPNFEGNISDVPETSRFGWSRQIEREPSPSFNLDRTSSRKEESPLPTTVYSDFLKDNRDDRYGTAGEDFDYSEEFYEQKPLRKKNVKPETYQLSAVDDRIRRTDMQARSKNLPNFDNSNSDDDLNALLKEEEDLVTAHRRQVEETIDIVREEMKLLVEADQPGNHLDDYISRLNTILSQKASGILQLQNRLAHFQRHLNEHNVLVSSGL
- the LOC122077298 gene encoding kinesin-like protein KIN-13B isoform X1; this encodes MNAVGRQMPRSGSSTVHHQRQYSDNFLETSSNGRWLQSAGLQHLQSSNSNATAPGVQDFGYYGGGGGGGGLQGSRTYRTVQRSVSGGNEIFSEPSTPPLDSRSSSLRKNGDDQMSTGELSPGILDLHSFDTELLPDMAVPAPYGNSTLYHAVRGRSFDDSEPYLSTNKQINKTRVLAENNLLKSISIDKEKASSVAKIKVVVRKRPLNKKEMAKKEEDIITIEPSSNFLTVHEMKLKVDLTEYVEKHEFVFDAVLNEEVSNDEVYHETVEPIVPIIFQRTKATCFAYGQTGSGKTYTMQPLPLKASQDILRLMHHTYHNQGFQLFVSFFEIYGGKLYDLLNDRRKLCMREDGKQQVCIVGLQEYKVSNVETIREFIEKGNATRSIGTTGANEESSRSHAILQLVIKRSADGSESKPPRVVGKLSFIDLAGSERGADTTDNDKQTRMEGAEINKSLLALKECIRALDNDQGHIPFRGSKLTEVLRDSFVGDSRTVMISCISPSSGSCEHTLNTLRYADRVKSLSKGNNSKKDPLSSTINLRDSTAVSLSSVLPTIPNFEGNISDVPETSRFGWSRQIEREPSPSFNLDRTSSRKEESPLPTTVYSDFLKDNRDDRYGTAGEDFDYSEEFYEQKPLRKKNVKPETYQLSAVDDRIRRTDMQARSKNLPNFDNSNSDDDLNALLKEEEDLVTAHRRQVEETIDIVREEMKLLVEADQPGNHLDDYISRLNTILSQKASGILQLQNRLAHFQRHLNEHNVLVSSGL